From a region of the Paenibacillus sp. FSL R10-2734 genome:
- a CDS encoding FAD:protein FMN transferase — MFKNKKTTLILVVIVIIVIAVGAWLIIKNKDDKVSETTGSAATSGKGEEKSLSQTFYIYDTVVNIKVFGETVAQKNMDDIQHMLERMDMELSRTKEGGEVYAVNQAAGKEAVVVSDETLDVIKQSLQYAEEMDGLFDPTIGPLIDLWNIGSGGDKVPPQADIDKAKSLTNYKDVVIDETAKTVKLMKENMVLDLGGIGKGYAADRIADYLKEQGLDSAMINLGGSSIIALGKKPNGSDWNIGLQDPDQSRGTQLGTIKIADEVIDASGVYERYFMQDNVRYHHIIDPRTGYPSQNGLKSLTIMSPNATIADALSTGVFLMGKEDGMKYLESLPEEVEAFFITDDNKIYATAGIKERMNLTDPTYSFAE; from the coding sequence ATGTTCAAGAACAAAAAAACGACGCTGATCCTCGTTGTAATCGTCATCATCGTCATAGCTGTCGGCGCTTGGCTAATTATTAAAAATAAGGACGATAAGGTATCGGAAACTACGGGGAGCGCAGCAACATCCGGAAAAGGAGAGGAAAAGTCTCTCTCACAAACATTTTATATTTATGACACTGTCGTGAATATTAAAGTTTTCGGAGAAACCGTAGCACAGAAAAATATGGATGATATCCAGCACATGCTGGAGCGAATGGATATGGAGCTTAGCCGTACCAAAGAAGGCGGCGAGGTTTATGCTGTCAACCAAGCAGCAGGGAAAGAAGCGGTTGTCGTTTCTGACGAGACCCTCGATGTGATTAAACAATCCCTTCAATATGCGGAGGAAATGGACGGGCTATTTGATCCCACAATCGGTCCGCTAATCGATCTTTGGAATATCGGTAGTGGTGGAGATAAAGTCCCTCCCCAAGCTGATATTGATAAAGCGAAGAGCCTAACCAATTACAAGGACGTTGTAATTGATGAAACTGCGAAGACTGTAAAGCTGATGAAGGAAAATATGGTGCTGGATTTAGGCGGTATCGGTAAAGGTTATGCTGCTGATCGTATCGCTGATTATTTAAAAGAGCAAGGTCTAGACAGCGCTATGATTAACCTCGGCGGCAGCAGTATCATTGCACTCGGTAAGAAGCCAAACGGAAGTGACTGGAATATCGGATTGCAGGATCCAGATCAGAGCCGTGGCACACAGCTAGGAACGATAAAAATCGCAGATGAGGTCATCGATGCTTCTGGTGTTTACGAACGGTATTTTATGCAGGACAATGTTCGTTACCATCATATCATTGATCCGCGCACAGGATATCCTTCACAGAATGGACTAAAAAGTCTTACCATAATGAGCCCGAATGCAACAATTGCGGACGCCTTGTCTACTGGGGTATTTCTGATGGGAAAAGAAGATGGCATGAAATATCTCGAATCGTTACCTGAAGAAGTTGAAGCTTTCTTTATCACCGATGACAACAAAATCTATGCCACAGCAGGCATTAAAGAAAGAATGAATCTGACGGACCCAACGTACAGCTTCGCAGAGTAA
- a CDS encoding chromosome condensation regulator has translation MNVVKPLPSIAAGYRHTALLKSDGTVTAVGDNKYGQCEVSGWRDIVAIAAGNAHTGNAHTIGLKSDGTVVAVGWNKYDQCEVSGWADIVAVAAGWRRTALLKSDGTVVAVGRNNEGQCNVSEWCDMVAIAAGDWHTVGLKSDGTVVTVGNNRYGQRNVSGWRDIVAVAAGYLHTIGLKSDGTVVATGRNHEGQCNVSDWHGIVEIAAGSHHTIGLKSDGTVVAVGWNKYGECNISGWCDIMAVAAGCTHTALLKSDGTVVAVGNNEHGQCDVSGWRDIQLPGN, from the coding sequence ATGAACGTTGTGAAACCCCTACCCTCCATAGCGGCGGGTTATCGTCATACCGCCCTGCTTAAATCAGACGGCACGGTGACGGCTGTCGGTGATAATAAATATGGCCAATGCGAGGTAAGTGGCTGGCGTGATATTGTGGCGATTGCGGCGGGTAATGCTCATACGGGTAATGCTCATACCATCGGCCTTAAATCGGATGGCACGGTGGTTGCTGTGGGTTGGAATAAGTATGACCAATGCGAGGTAAGCGGCTGGGCCGATATTGTGGCGGTTGCAGCGGGTTGGCGTCGTACCGCCCTACTTAAATCAGATGGTACGGTGGTTGCTGTAGGTCGAAATAATGAAGGCCAATGCAATGTAAGTGAGTGGTGTGATATGGTGGCGATAGCAGCGGGTGACTGGCATACGGTAGGTCTTAAATCGGACGGCACGGTGGTTACTGTGGGTAATAATCGGTATGGTCAACGCAATGTAAGTGGCTGGCGCGACATAGTGGCGGTAGCGGCGGGTTACCTACATACCATCGGTCTTAAATCGGACGGCACGGTGGTTGCTACGGGTCGAAATCATGAAGGCCAATGCAATGTGAGTGACTGGCACGGTATTGTGGAAATAGCAGCAGGTAGTCATCATACTATCGGTCTTAAATCGGATGGTACGGTGGTTGCTGTCGGTTGGAATAAGTACGGCGAATGCAATATAAGTGGATGGTGCGATATTATGGCGGTTGCAGCGGGCTGCACTCATACCGCCCTGCTTAAATCGGACGGCACAGTGGTTGCTGTCGGTAATAATGAACATGGTCAATGCGATGTAAGCGGATGGCGTGATATCCAACTACCCGGAAATTAA
- a CDS encoding HAD family hydrolase, which yields METSNKLAIFFDLDDTLYDHLAPFQEAVREVLSPDESDLDFAELFYKVRHHSDVLWPMYLRGEIPLEETRVRRLELAFAEYGLHIDRDQATAVQAAYIGRQYSINMIDGVREHLERFIVDGHKVGIITNGPKDHQMSKIRGLGLDQIIPEDMIFISDAVGIAKPDPEIFIHVNQKTGTSADNSLYIGDTWANDVVGALAAGWKVCWYNPRGRQPATDHKPSYIFTNYKEFGELPLL from the coding sequence GTGGAAACAAGTAATAAGTTGGCAATCTTTTTTGACCTTGATGACACGTTGTATGATCATCTGGCCCCGTTTCAAGAAGCAGTACGGGAAGTGCTCAGCCCAGACGAGAGTGATCTGGATTTTGCGGAATTATTCTATAAAGTAAGGCATCATAGTGATGTGTTATGGCCGATGTATTTACGCGGTGAGATTCCGCTTGAGGAGACGAGAGTGCGCCGTCTGGAGCTTGCTTTTGCAGAGTATGGTTTGCATATTGATCGTGATCAAGCCACGGCGGTACAAGCAGCATACATTGGACGGCAGTATTCAATTAACATGATTGATGGCGTACGTGAGCATCTTGAACGGTTCATTGTGGACGGACATAAAGTTGGTATTATTACGAATGGACCGAAGGATCATCAGATGAGTAAGATTCGTGGACTAGGCTTAGATCAGATTATTCCTGAGGACATGATCTTTATTTCTGATGCTGTAGGTATTGCCAAACCGGACCCTGAAATATTCATACACGTAAACCAAAAGACAGGTACTTCGGCGGACAACTCGCTTTATATAGGGGATACTTGGGCTAACGATGTGGTCGGAGCACTTGCGGCTGGATGGAAGGTTTGTTGGTACAATCCGAGAGGCAGACAACCGGCTACAGATCATAAGCCTAGTTATATTTTCACTAATTATAAGGAATTTGGCGAACTTCCTCTTCTGTGA
- a CDS encoding GNAT family N-acetyltransferase encodes MMNKYRIERVVLDDLERLIPLFDEYRVFYGAASNREGARTFLADRLKLNESVIFMVVEGEGDEKRAWGFIQLYPSFSSISMQRLWILNDLFVTAKLRGHGLGAMLLESAREYAISTNTKGLSLTTMTENVGAQRLYKAHGYIQDDEFYTYNLFF; translated from the coding sequence ATGATGAACAAATATCGTATTGAACGAGTGGTTTTAGATGATTTAGAACGGCTAATCCCATTATTTGATGAATATCGAGTATTTTATGGAGCAGCCTCTAATCGGGAAGGAGCACGCACCTTCTTAGCCGACAGACTAAAGCTGAATGAATCTGTAATCTTTATGGTAGTTGAGGGGGAAGGCGATGAGAAACGCGCGTGGGGCTTCATACAGCTGTATCCTTCTTTTTCATCGATATCAATGCAGCGCCTCTGGATACTGAATGATTTGTTCGTTACTGCAAAGCTCCGAGGGCATGGGCTAGGTGCGATGTTGCTGGAAAGTGCTCGAGAGTATGCAATTTCTACGAATACTAAGGGCTTGTCCCTGACAACGATGACGGAGAATGTGGGCGCGCAGCGTTTATATAAAGCGCACGGCTATATTCAGGATGATGAATTTTACACCTATAACCTTTTTTTCTAG
- a CDS encoding metallophosphoesterase has translation MKVGVVSDTHMSRMAKSLPKALITEFQNVDIILHLGDWVSMGIYDMLAQLAPVEGIAGNNDGDEIIERFGERKIITLEGIRIGMVHGHTPHSRKGTDGNALLAFANDEVDCILFGHSHQPLLREENGILLFNPGSPTDKRREKLYSFGILDIEEGKVSARHVFYESKE, from the coding sequence ATGAAAGTAGGAGTCGTATCTGATACACATATGTCAAGAATGGCTAAGTCTCTGCCAAAGGCGCTTATTACAGAATTCCAAAATGTGGACATCATCTTGCATCTCGGTGATTGGGTGAGTATGGGAATCTATGATATGCTGGCACAATTAGCACCGGTAGAGGGGATTGCCGGAAATAATGACGGTGATGAGATCATAGAGCGTTTCGGAGAGCGCAAGATTATTACCCTTGAGGGAATCCGGATCGGTATGGTACATGGACATACGCCACATTCCCGCAAAGGAACGGACGGAAATGCCCTGCTTGCTTTTGCGAATGATGAGGTGGATTGTATTCTCTTTGGTCATTCACATCAACCCTTGCTAAGAGAAGAGAATGGTATCCTGCTCTTTAATCCAGGTTCTCCTACAGATAAGCGGCGTGAGAAATTGTATTCTTTCGGAATTCTGGATATCGAAGAGGGTAAGGTTAGTGCCCGGCATGTGTTCTACGAGTCAAAGGAATAA
- a CDS encoding anti-sigma factor, producing MSEEFKEKLRRYGEGTLADEDRDEVEHELEKMEAYQAYLDELMGEEKPASVEEKNIKFGKSKRNRPDKEKKIIRRGKWRARISNTLTVISACLMFLIISSIITAIFYGTGERGETYSDVVSSAIAVSQPNTIVHLSSDAGPFFSMNLKSKIMRQVGDEQITVGDYSMKLLFGWARLYNYSWADESRGVGYYFLYPQGKQSAANSMDDSSEWERLEKLPEGTVAEAYLSFDQLFTTDELLKKFEPKNLQPLWFAADTGPRTRDPVINDPLGFPYMPIWHADDMKVTQESKEKWGWFGSVTSRSSISPSVESYGDGELRNANFLKTLHLMQEYKSIANKVIPFIDLDDSISYLEKNGVKLYGAVVTGPVKELLKLKDEEWVSNMHVGEVRLWSWRDREN from the coding sequence ATGAGTGAAGAGTTCAAGGAGAAATTAAGAAGATACGGAGAAGGCACGCTTGCTGATGAGGATAGGGATGAAGTGGAGCACGAGTTAGAGAAAATGGAGGCTTACCAAGCTTATCTGGATGAACTTATGGGTGAAGAAAAGCCGGCTTCAGTTGAGGAGAAGAATATAAAATTCGGAAAGAGTAAGCGAAACAGACCTGATAAAGAAAAAAAGATCATCCGCCGCGGTAAATGGAGAGCTCGGATATCGAATACTTTAACGGTAATCTCTGCGTGTTTGATGTTCTTGATTATCAGCAGTATCATCACCGCGATATTTTATGGCACTGGAGAAAGAGGAGAGACTTACAGTGATGTTGTTTCTTCCGCAATTGCAGTATCACAGCCGAATACGATTGTACATTTGAGTAGTGATGCCGGTCCTTTTTTTAGTATGAATCTGAAAAGTAAGATAATGAGGCAAGTGGGAGATGAACAAATTACTGTTGGAGATTATTCAATGAAGCTTCTATTTGGATGGGCTAGGCTCTACAACTATTCCTGGGCGGATGAAAGTAGAGGTGTTGGTTATTACTTTCTGTATCCACAGGGGAAGCAGTCTGCGGCAAACAGTATGGATGATAGCAGTGAGTGGGAGAGATTAGAGAAGCTCCCCGAAGGGACGGTAGCGGAAGCGTACTTATCTTTTGACCAATTGTTTACGACAGATGAGCTGTTGAAGAAGTTTGAACCTAAGAATCTTCAGCCTTTGTGGTTTGCGGCAGATACGGGTCCGCGGACACGAGATCCAGTAATAAATGATCCATTAGGATTTCCATATATGCCAATCTGGCATGCTGATGATATGAAGGTGACGCAGGAATCGAAGGAAAAGTGGGGTTGGTTTGGAAGTGTGACTAGTCGTTCGAGTATTTCTCCATCTGTTGAGTCATATGGGGATGGTGAACTGCGTAATGCGAACTTCCTCAAAACACTACACTTGATGCAGGAGTATAAATCTATCGCCAACAAAGTAATTCCATTTATTGATCTGGATGATTCTATAAGTTATCTGGAGAAGAATGGAGTTAAGCTATATGGAGCTGTCGTAACGGGTCCGGTTAAAGAACTACTTAAGCTGAAGGACGAGGAATGGGTCAGCAACATGCATGTGGGGGAAGTAAGACTATGGAGTTGGCGGGATCGAGAGAACTAG
- a CDS encoding sigma-70 family RNA polymerase sigma factor: MKRNSLDEIYQMYVMDIYRYLRSLCGDHHAAEDLMQETFYRAYLYLEDCKDEKIKPWLFRVAYNAFVDYKRKEGRSTVQSEEFFIQLAHPDTTESTLLRQERWEEMWVAVGELPDNQRHALLLHDFHGLSYREASDIMNVGLSQYKILIFRARQKLREAERRGNEHE; encoded by the coding sequence ATGAAGCGAAATTCACTGGATGAAATATATCAGATGTATGTGATGGATATTTACCGCTATTTGCGCTCCCTTTGTGGTGATCATCACGCGGCGGAAGACTTGATGCAGGAGACCTTTTACCGTGCTTATTTATATTTGGAGGACTGTAAAGACGAGAAGATTAAACCTTGGCTGTTCCGTGTCGCCTACAATGCCTTCGTAGATTATAAGCGGAAGGAAGGGCGTAGCACAGTTCAGAGCGAGGAGTTTTTTATACAGCTCGCTCATCCAGATACCACGGAAAGCACGCTGCTTCGGCAGGAACGCTGGGAAGAGATGTGGGTTGCTGTAGGTGAGCTACCGGACAATCAGAGGCATGCTCTGCTACTTCATGATTTTCATGGACTCAGTTATCGGGAAGCTTCGGACATTATGAATGTGGGCTTGTCCCAATATAAGATATTGATCTTTCGGGCCAGACAGAAGCTGCGTGAAGCAGAACGGAGGGGAAATGAACATGAGTGA
- a CDS encoding siderophore ABC transporter substrate-binding protein: MKKNLSLLIMTVFLAVILAACGSNNAATSNNSTAAAGNTEATTAPTTESKELTIKHDLGEITIKSNPQKVVVFDFGTLDTLDKLGVEVTGLPQSNVPSYLSKYSDAKYENVGGLKEPDFEKINSLSPDLIIISGRQQDSYEEFSKIAPTLYVAVDNANYMESFTKNVKTLGQIFGKEAEVETELTAINDSIKALNEKATADGKKSLIILANEGKISAYGAGSRFGIIHDVFGFAQADDKIEVSTHGQSVSYEYVADKNPDYLFVVDRDAAVKSDGSKSGSAKDAVENDLVKNTNAFKNGKIIYLDPNYWYLSGGGLVSVSEMVKEVEVVLAAQ, encoded by the coding sequence TTGAAGAAGAACTTATCTTTACTAATCATGACAGTGTTTCTTGCCGTAATCTTGGCGGCCTGTGGCTCCAATAATGCAGCAACTTCAAATAATAGTACAGCAGCAGCAGGCAATACTGAAGCTACTACTGCACCGACTACAGAATCTAAAGAGCTTACTATTAAACATGATCTTGGAGAAATTACGATTAAGAGCAACCCTCAGAAAGTGGTTGTATTTGACTTCGGTACACTCGATACATTGGATAAACTGGGCGTAGAGGTTACTGGATTGCCTCAAAGTAATGTACCCTCTTATCTCTCTAAATATAGCGATGCCAAATATGAGAATGTCGGTGGTTTGAAAGAGCCTGACTTCGAAAAAATAAATAGTCTTTCTCCGGATCTGATCATCATTTCCGGCAGACAGCAAGATTCTTATGAAGAATTCAGCAAAATTGCTCCTACACTGTACGTTGCTGTAGATAATGCGAATTACATGGAGTCCTTCACGAAAAATGTGAAGACATTGGGACAAATTTTTGGTAAAGAAGCTGAAGTAGAGACCGAACTTACTGCTATTAATGATTCTATTAAAGCTTTGAATGAGAAAGCTACAGCTGATGGCAAAAAATCGCTTATTATTCTTGCCAATGAAGGAAAAATCAGTGCGTATGGTGCTGGTTCCCGTTTCGGTATTATCCATGATGTATTCGGATTTGCACAAGCGGATGATAAAATCGAAGTATCCACTCACGGTCAAAGCGTATCTTACGAATATGTAGCCGACAAGAACCCGGATTATTTGTTCGTAGTAGATAGAGATGCGGCTGTGAAGAGTGATGGCAGCAAATCTGGCTCAGCGAAGGATGCGGTTGAGAACGATCTCGTGAAGAACACAAATGCTTTCAAAAACGGTAAAATCATTTACCTAGATCCTAACTATTGGTACTTGTCCGGTGGCGGTTTGGTATCGGTTAGTGAAATGGTCAAGGAAGTTGAAGTTGTTCTGGCAGCACAATAA
- a CDS encoding ABC transporter ATP-binding protein, whose product MVEVKHVTKRYGGVTVVDDVSLSIKKGAITSFIGPNGAGKSTLLSMISRLISKDAGEVLIEGKEIGSCKSNELARKISVLKQSNHISVRLTVKELVSFGRFPYSQGKLTSEDRAFVDEAIAYMDLQEMQDKYIDQLSGGQRQRAYIAMVMAQDTEYILLDEPLNNLDMKHSVQIMKVLRRLVEEKGKTIVLVIHDINFASCYSDYIVALKNGRVASSGTVDEIIDTAVLRDVYDMDIPIETIGGRKIGVYF is encoded by the coding sequence GTGGTAGAAGTTAAGCATGTAACCAAGCGTTATGGCGGAGTAACCGTCGTTGATGATGTTTCTTTATCCATTAAAAAGGGTGCAATTACCTCTTTTATTGGTCCTAACGGAGCAGGTAAAAGCACGTTGCTCTCCATGATCAGTAGACTTATCTCCAAAGACGCGGGAGAAGTACTGATCGAAGGGAAGGAAATTGGCAGCTGTAAAAGTAATGAACTTGCTCGTAAAATATCGGTACTAAAGCAGTCCAATCATATCAGTGTACGTCTCACCGTGAAGGAATTGGTATCCTTCGGAAGGTTCCCATACTCACAAGGGAAGCTCACATCTGAGGATCGAGCGTTCGTTGACGAAGCGATTGCTTACATGGATCTCCAGGAGATGCAGGATAAATATATTGATCAGCTTAGCGGTGGACAACGTCAGAGAGCGTATATTGCGATGGTTATGGCTCAGGATACGGAATATATTTTGCTCGATGAACCACTTAACAACCTGGATATGAAGCATTCTGTACAAATTATGAAGGTGTTACGCCGATTGGTAGAAGAGAAGGGGAAGACGATTGTACTCGTTATTCATGATATTAATTTTGCTTCTTGTTACTCTGACTACATCGTAGCGCTCAAGAATGGAAGGGTAGCTTCATCGGGTACAGTGGATGAAATTATTGATACGGCTGTGCTTAGGGATGTATATGACATGGATATCCCTATAGAAACAATAGGTGGTCGAAAAATTGGTGTCTATTTTTAA
- a CDS encoding iron chelate uptake ABC transporter family permease subunit, which translates to MKTKLTILSLSAVALIVLFMTYHVMGNWDYVLPSRGRKLAAILITGAVIAVSTVVFQSITNNRILTPSILGLDSLYMLIQTFGVYALGSSNMTFMNKNVNFLFSACIMVLFSGVLYKLMFRREGQNIYFLLLVGLIMGTMFQSASSFMEVLIDPNEFLILQGKMFASFNNVSSDLLILSTVVLTLTTLYFMRFVKYLDVISLGKDEAINLGINYDYVVKRLLVIVSIYVSISTALVGPITFLGLLVANVGHQLFRTYKHAYLIPGTILLSIIALVGGQFLVERVFGFTTTVSVIINFAGGVYFVYLLLKENKSW; encoded by the coding sequence ATGAAGACGAAACTAACTATATTATCCTTAAGCGCTGTTGCTCTCATCGTCTTGTTTATGACCTATCATGTTATGGGAAATTGGGATTATGTTCTACCCAGTCGGGGGAGAAAGCTGGCAGCCATTTTAATTACCGGAGCGGTGATAGCTGTCTCTACCGTAGTTTTTCAGAGCATTACGAACAATCGTATTTTGACACCTAGTATTCTGGGGTTAGACTCCTTGTACATGTTGATCCAGACGTTCGGTGTATATGCCCTAGGCTCATCGAATATGACGTTTATGAATAAAAATGTGAATTTCTTGTTCTCTGCTTGTATCATGGTTCTGTTCTCAGGTGTGCTGTATAAGCTAATGTTCCGCAGAGAGGGTCAAAACATATACTTCCTGCTTCTCGTAGGACTTATTATGGGGACAATGTTCCAGAGCGCGTCTTCTTTTATGGAAGTGCTCATTGATCCGAATGAATTCCTGATCCTGCAGGGCAAAATGTTCGCTAGCTTTAATAATGTCAGCAGTGATCTATTGATATTATCCACCGTTGTCCTAACGCTAACTACGCTGTATTTCATGCGATTTGTGAAGTATTTAGATGTTATTTCTTTAGGAAAAGATGAAGCAATCAACTTAGGGATCAATTATGACTATGTAGTCAAAAGGCTGCTAGTTATTGTATCTATCTACGTTTCGATATCAACAGCTTTGGTGGGGCCGATCACTTTCTTGGGTTTACTAGTAGCAAATGTGGGACACCAGCTGTTCCGTACGTATAAGCATGCCTATCTGATTCCCGGTACGATTTTGCTAAGCATTATTGCGCTTGTCGGGGGACAGTTTCTAGTAGAACGTGTTTTTGGATTCACTACTACGGTTAGTGTAATCATTAATTTTGCAGGTGGCGTTTACTTTGTTTATCTGCTGTTAAAGGAGAATAAGTCGTGGTAG
- a CDS encoding ABC transporter permease codes for MKLKYLSLLLIVFSFISLFIGVKDISPLDLFSLTESQIQTLLVSRIPRLAALIIAGISMSIAGLIMQQLSRNKFVSPTTAGTMDSAKFGILVSLMLFTGATPMQKLLVAFVFALLGTFIFMKILDRIKFKDSIFIPLVGLMFGNIVGSITTFFAYKNDLVQNISSWMLGDFSTIIKGQYELIYISIPLVILAYVFANKFTVAGMGEDFSVNLGMNYKAVVNVGLVIVALISSVVILTVGTIPFLGLVVPNIVTLYIGDNLKKNLAHTAILGAVFLLFCDILGRLIIYPYEISISLTVGVIGSGLFIYLLMRRKAN; via the coding sequence ATGAAACTAAAATATTTGTCCCTACTTCTAATCGTATTCTCATTTATATCTTTGTTTATAGGCGTAAAAGACATTTCACCTCTGGATCTTTTTTCGCTAACGGAATCTCAGATTCAGACCCTGCTAGTCAGTCGAATCCCACGCTTAGCAGCACTGATTATAGCTGGTATAAGCATGAGTATTGCCGGATTAATTATGCAGCAGCTATCGCGCAATAAATTCGTCTCACCGACTACGGCGGGCACGATGGATTCGGCGAAATTCGGTATTCTCGTATCTCTGATGCTGTTCACCGGGGCAACGCCGATGCAGAAGCTGCTCGTTGCTTTTGTCTTCGCATTGTTGGGAACCTTTATATTCATGAAAATCTTGGATCGGATCAAGTTCAAGGATAGTATTTTCATCCCATTAGTCGGACTCATGTTCGGGAACATTGTAGGCTCGATTACGACTTTTTTTGCTTACAAAAATGATTTGGTGCAGAATATCTCGTCTTGGATGCTTGGAGATTTCTCAACGATTATTAAAGGTCAATACGAATTAATCTATATCAGTATTCCACTTGTCATTCTCGCGTATGTTTTCGCCAATAAGTTCACTGTTGCCGGTATGGGGGAGGATTTCTCCGTCAATCTCGGTATGAACTACAAAGCGGTTGTGAACGTAGGATTGGTGATTGTAGCGTTAATCTCTTCTGTTGTTATTTTAACCGTAGGTACGATCCCATTCCTAGGTCTTGTTGTACCTAACATAGTAACGCTATACATAGGCGATAACCTCAAAAAAAATCTGGCGCATACTGCCATTCTCGGTGCGGTGTTCCTCCTGTTCTGTGATATTTTGGGCAGGCTCATTATATATCCGTACGAAATATCAATCAGTCTCACGGTAGGCGTCATCGGAAGTGGTCTGTTTATCTACTTGCTGATGAGAAGAAAGGCGAATTAG
- a CDS encoding YqkE family protein produces MAKKKKMPTTPRPAATDGPATLKDLLSSDVLGKLKAQSDALKAEENDRKEAARKAVEDQRKAEQKRLDNDFAHLLENSNQDWHKYK; encoded by the coding sequence ATGGCTAAAAAAAAGAAGATGCCTACAACTCCGCGTCCTGCTGCGACCGATGGACCAGCTACGCTAAAAGACCTGCTGAGCAGTGATGTTCTAGGAAAGCTGAAGGCGCAGTCTGATGCGTTGAAAGCAGAAGAGAATGACCGTAAGGAGGCCGCTCGTAAAGCGGTTGAGGATCAGCGAAAGGCTGAGCAGAAGCGGCTTGATAATGATTTTGCACATCTGCTGGAGAACAGTAATCAGGATTGGCATAAATATAAATAA
- a CDS encoding winged helix-turn-helix transcriptional regulator, translating into MKSTDLCPQLQKSMDIIGRRWTGLIIYQLLQGPQRFNVIEAALPISGRLLSERLKELELEGIVLREVFPETPVRIQYSLTDKGLALETVIQDLQRWSKIWIDCDSDNVESTLKL; encoded by the coding sequence ATGAAGTCCACTGATCTATGTCCCCAGCTACAAAAAAGTATGGATATTATCGGCAGGCGTTGGACAGGTTTAATTATCTATCAGCTCCTCCAAGGACCACAACGTTTCAATGTGATTGAAGCCGCATTGCCCATCAGCGGAAGATTGCTCTCCGAACGACTTAAGGAGCTGGAACTGGAAGGGATTGTTCTTCGAGAAGTATTCCCTGAGACACCTGTGCGAATCCAATATTCCTTAACGGATAAAGGACTTGCCTTAGAGACGGTCATCCAAGATTTGCAGCGTTGGTCAAAAATATGGATTGATTGCGACTCCGATAACGTAGAATCAACACTCAAATTGTAA
- a CDS encoding N-acetyltransferase family protein, whose protein sequence is MNWENSRIEDATVADIAAIVDIYNSTIAGRTVTADLEPITVADREQWFHEHNSHHRPLWVLRQGDEIAAWFSFQSFYGRPAYNATAEISVYVSEKFRGGGAGRILLTEAIEKAPSLGIKNLVGFVFGHNDPSLSLLEKFGFKQWGLLPGVAELDGIERDLVIVGRKI, encoded by the coding sequence ATGAATTGGGAGAATAGCAGGATTGAAGATGCAACAGTCGCAGATATAGCGGCTATTGTGGATATTTATAACTCTACGATTGCTGGACGGACGGTAACTGCAGATTTGGAACCTATAACTGTTGCAGACAGAGAACAATGGTTCCATGAGCATAACAGCCATCATCGCCCTTTATGGGTACTTAGGCAGGGAGATGAGATTGCGGCATGGTTCAGCTTTCAGTCCTTCTATGGTCGTCCAGCGTATAATGCAACAGCAGAAATCAGTGTTTACGTGAGTGAGAAGTTCCGAGGTGGAGGGGCTGGCAGAATTCTTCTGACAGAGGCTATTGAGAAAGCCCCTAGTCTTGGTATTAAGAATTTAGTTGGCTTTGTGTTCGGACATAATGATCCAAGCCTCAGCTTGCTAGAAAAATTCGGTTTTAAGCAGTGGGGATTACTACCCGGTGTAGCCGAATTGGATGGCATAGAACGGGACTTGGTCATTGTAGGACGTAAAATATAA